In Brachypodium distachyon strain Bd21 chromosome 5, Brachypodium_distachyon_v3.0, whole genome shotgun sequence, the genomic window AAGCAAGCTTAACAGTGGCAGGTGATGTCTGTTTACGTATTTCCCCCCTTTTACGACAAGTTCAGTCTTACTACATCTTAGCTTATTAAACAATATCAAATTATTAAGATTAATAACTGCTGTCCTCTGTGTTCTTACCATTCTCATGATTCAGGTGGGTATGATAAGCGTCTCAAGGAAAACGTTGAATACCTTGAGGAACTCAAAAGATTGGCAGCCTTTGAAGGTGTGTCTGAACATGTTAAATTCGTGACATCTTGTTCTTCATCTGAAAGAAACGATCTTCTCTCCAACTGCCTTTGTGTGTTATACACGCCAAAGGTAAATCTTTAGCATGTGCATATGACTTTCATCAATCTATGCAGCCTATTCTAATTAAGCCTATGTATGACACTATATCCAGGACGAACATTTTGGAATTGTTCCTCTTGAAGCTATGGCGGCACATAAGCCTGTAATTGCATGCAACAGTGGTGGTCCAGTGGAAACTGTAATGAATGAAGTGACAGGATTTCTCTGTGACCCCTCCCCCATTGAATTTTCGAAAGCCATGCTGAAGTTTGTGAATGATCATGATCTAGCAGTTCAGATGGGTAAAAAAGCACGGGACCATGTGGTGCAGAAATTCTCGACCAAGACATTTGGTGACCTCCTGAACAGCTATGTCCTGAATGTCTATCATCAGAGGATTGAGTGATCTAAGCCTGTGTCGGCAATGCCACATTGAAACATTTTGATAGCACACTAACATCATTGTCTTCTTATCTTTGTTACTTCTGACTTCGATGCACACACTTGGAAGAGTTAGCATGGTATTGCTACTTGTATGGTGATAGTGACGTCGCATTAGTGCTCTGTTGTAAACTTGAGTAAACTCTACTTGTCGATCTGTTTATTCTCTTGGATATACATGCGACCAAGTCCATCTTGATTTTTCCTTCTGTAGGGCAGGTTTTTTGGCCACTCTGGTTATGGAGCCGTAGCTTATGGTCATcttcattattatttttgccaGGAATAATCAATCAGTTCTACAGAACTTGTCAAAAACAACAATTATATGTCGGGTCAAATCTGAACTGTCGGGATCATTTCTCACTTGCAAGTGGCAATATACGAAGGACAGTGTTTGAACAGGATCAAGTAGGTCAGCTGTGCCAATTACTTACGTATGCATCATCGAATCACAATATTTCCACAACCTGCAGTCGTACGTTCGGAAAATGTCAGCCTGAACAATTCCGACATGGATGTGAAAACAAGCGATCTGATACAATGTCAAAATCCTGTGTGCTGAACCGAAAGTTAAAACTACGACTATGAGATACATTCTCGAGAAGAAGCTTCGAAGTCCAAATTGGCAGGTAAACTAATCGATGTGCAATACATTGTCAATGCGGTTTTACCAGCAGGAGAATGTTGCTTCCATTCAGAGGAAACAGAGGTTTAAGGTTAACAACTGTTTAAAGCAACTTAACAAGGTCCTCGAAACCAAGTACAAAGTCTCAGTACCACCAGCTGCAACTCAACCGTGGACAAAATCCCGAATCTCCGACAATATTATAACTCCATTAGTCGTTGGCAGTTCTTACAAGAATGCGTTTTTAATCTTCCAGATCGGCTTAATTAGTCAGCGGTTTTAGCAGCTTCTTGATGATCCCGAGCAGCTGTACGTACTGATTTGCAGTATCTGTAAACAAAAAGTAATAATATGCACGGCGGTCAAACCGATCAGGACGTGTTCGTTGGGCGATACGCCTGATCCTGTCAAGAACATGTGGGGTTGGCAAATGCATAAAGTCGTCGGGCGATGGGCAGGAACAAGGGGTAGCATATCAGGGCGCGTGGCACGTCAGTGCTGCAAGTTGCTGTTAATTATACGTGCTGTTGGGTTAATGCAAGTATATTTTGTGAACACGGAATGCGTGTAAGTTTTATACTCCTACTCACGAACTGAAATTTGCAGATTTCCCTAAGTGGGTGTGCACTAATGGACAGCTTAAGGCCAACCAATTTTGGATTGCCTTTGCAGAATAAACAAAGCAAAGCTTTGGCCTAGCCAACTCTTTATATTTATGTTTTCCTTGCCAAATTAAGACAAGCCGATGACAAGCTACTAGTACTTGCTAGTTAACTGCACATTGCACAAGCGACAGATTCCCAGTGATGATACAGATCTTCACCACTGATCGACGCATGAGCGCAGCATGCATCTGCCAGCCAGTGTTTTGGTTGAGACTGTACTCCACAGGCCTTATTTTTGGTTGCAGTTGTTCAGTTTCAACTTTCAAGAGTGGGCAAACAGTGCATGACAAGGAAAGATACCGTCACGAACATCGAACCCCTACCTAAACCACGAGAAACGTAAGAGAAATCATAAGATGATGACTTGTAATACGTATCTTCACTATATCGGCATGCATATTGCATAATGGTCTTCACCATATGCCTGACGACAGCCTGAGAGATTTATTCGAGCGGAGTTTAGCGTCAGCAATATGGATAACGTTTTACCTTGGGAAACCACTGAACCATTTGTGAGTGGACATACGCATATTGCAAGAGGTTGGAATTTTTCAATAAATGGCCTGTATTATATGGTATATTCTACTTGCCATGAGGGAATTTCGCCAAGAAGGGTTGAGAATCCGGCAGGAATTTTGGGTAGAAAATGCAGCCCAGTCGTAGTCAAAAGGAAACACGCTCCTCAACCGCTCTCAACTGAACTGTACAGAAAATTAAACAATCAAGTAAACAACAGACGAAGAAGTGGAACGGGATTGGGATAAAACAATACGAAATCTGTTGTCATCGTCGGCCAGCTCCCTTCCTAGCTCTATTTAACAACTCCAAGATGCATTTGACGCTAGAAAAATAATCCCTTTCTCtgtcttaaaaaaaactcttctACGCTACACTGAAATTAATTAgaactttttattttatttgatctAACGGTTCAGATGAATTGGTGCTTGCTGATACTCCGTTTTGGGTCCGCAGAGGAACGGGTGAAAACGAGGCGGAGTATCCTCGGACGGGGGTAAAAAAGTTAAAAAGTAAACACAGATCGTCAGTTCCCCTTTGCCGTCGCTCCTCTTCCCTTCCCCCTTGTCTCCCCGTTGATTCACCTCGCCGAGCCGCCTTTCTCCGCCGACGCCGCACACGAGCTCTActctctccgccgccgcataCTCTCTCCCGAGCTCCCTTTGCCTCCGCGTCTGGTGCTGCGGCCTTCCCTCGTGCGCGCGTTCGAGACCGCGGCCACCGAGCAGGTGCGGCACCGACAGCGACGCTGATAAGCAGCTGCCCGGGCTCCATCGTCGTTGCCCGCCGCGCTCTGCAACGCCGTTGCCGCCTGCTCTGAGGGCCGCCGCGTGGTGAGCCGCGGTCCTGGTCCTCATCGATGTGCTCAACTAGTCCGCTGATGAGAAGACAGCGTCGGGAGCATCGCGACCACGCGGCCGCCGTCCGCTGCCGACCCGCCCCTATCAAGTAAAGATAGGATGCAATTTCCCTACCTTCTAGCATACTCAAACACTCCCCTCATCTGGTTTTCTTTGCAAAGAAAACGCATTCAAGTCCATGGATAGTGGCCGTACAAAATAAGCAATGTCAGGATGAAGTTTGGCTGGATGCCTTTTCCCATTGCAGAGTATACACAGCCAGGGGCAAGAGATGGTGATGGAAGTGAACTTGAAGAAACATCTTCACATCCTGTTGTGGGGCCAACGAGCGTAACTCTTCCACAGGAGCGCGCAAGAGTTGGGATACTGAAGGAAAAGACGATTTCTGAACTTgtatgggcggcggcgcgggccgaGTGGAGGGTGCCGGCGCCGCGATGGCGCggaaggcggcggtggcgcgctggaggaggtcgccggcacgggctgggtggaggtcgccggcggcgcacTAGGAGGcaacggcgccggcgcagagAGAGAAACGAGAGAAAACATGGCCTACCGGGGTCACGAGTTTACTGGaggaggattttttttttcttttaatgtGAAAAGTCTATTATGCTCTTCCTGGATACTTCATCTAGACTCTACGGACCATTGGGTACTGTAGAAAACGtcttaaaaaaattacagaaaacgAAAAAGGGAGAGAAGAAACCACGCGAATCTCTGCTCTTCCTTTCGTTTCTGGCAACTCGGCAAGCAGCATCGACCACAATTCACACCAAGTTCGGCCACCTCTTGGCGATGAATTTGCATAGCACAGggcatatacatatacacgtatttttttttagtatgATTCCATTTATTCATGGTCTCTGTCAATGCTAGCGTGTCTTTTCTAGAAGCCTGCGTGTGTCATTCTTGTGATTGTTAAAAGGGAAggaaaggtaaaaaaaatcacaccaAGTCGTTGGTTACTGCAAGTAAATTTCCTGGTCCTGAATCGACTTGCGAACAGACACCTCGCTAGCTCTGCCTCTTACCGACGGATTTGTTTGGTTGCTTGAGTCGACGCCCATCGAATCCATGCAGCTAAAGTCTCGTCAAACTGTCGAAGTGTCAGCTCTAGGTTAGAGACAGAGTCGCTGGTTATTACAGATCACGGCACCAATCCATATCGTCGCGGCATATTAATTTGCCAACCTTGCACTCAATGTATGTAAGCATTGCTTACCATTCCGGCCCTTTGACTCTTGGCTAGAGTATTGTTATACTTTATACACACATATACGGATCAAATGGAAATCAAACAGATAAGGTATACTGCATGCTGTAATCCTTTTTAAAGTTGCTGCCTAGAGTGCTCTGGGAGAAGTATTAAGTTGTTTAAATACCTGTAATGATGCAGTACAAATATATGTTTTGTACAGTTTGGGCTGTGGTTTTCATTTAGTCtcataaaaaaatgcatgtctCACGTAAATTCAGCGATTAATTTTTTAGCCTTGGCCACATTCttacttgatcaaatttaactTGTTGATTCTACCCCgttttaattctttttctACTACGACTTAGCTAGCATGACTTCTGCATTACGCATGCACAAGTGTTGCAGGTATAAAACCAGCATCCCCTGTTTCAAGACAAGCTACATTTAATTGTTCTCTGCTCAACCTGAATTTGAGCCGCTTGATCATTGGCTGATTGCAACTGCTTGGTTCGGCGGTACCTATCGAAGATCCATTCTAGCTaggcgatcgatcgatggccATGGAGCCTCCCCAGCTGTTCCTGTGTCCAATCTCCATGGAGCTAATGGAGGACCCCGTGACGGTGTCCACCGGCGTCACCTACGACCGCCGCAGCATCGAGCGGTGGTTCTTCAAGTACGGCAAGACGACATGCCCGGCCACCATGCAGCACCTGGCTTCCTTCGACCTCACCCCCAACCACACCCTCAGCCGCCTCATCTCCTCCTGGCACGACcgcgcctcttcctcttcttcttcttcctcgtctccgCCAATGGCGCGGGAGAAGCTCCCGTCGTTGCTCGCAAGCATCGAATCGACGCCGTTCAAGGTGACCGCGCTGAAGAGCCTGAGGTCGTGCATGGCGGGCGACGAGGCCGAGAccgaggcggcgcgggccgaCTTCCTGGCCCGCGACGGCATCCAGGTGCTGGGCCGCGTCATGGCccaggcgctggcggagaGCAGCGGCGCGGACTTCTCGGCGTTCCGGACGTGCGAGGAAGCCGCTGCCGTTCTCGCCGCGCTCCCGCTGGCCGACGACGCGTCCGTGGACATGATGCTGGACCCAGCGCTCATGAGGCCCGTGGCCGCGCTCGTGCAGCGTGGGAGCGCCGAGGCGCGAATGCACGCAATGGCCATCCTCTCCAAGGTCTCCAGAACGGCCTCCTCCAAGGACTGGACTGCCGACGTCGACGTCGACGACATGGTCAAGTCGCTCCTCGACCTTCTctccgacgacggcggcgcgtcctCGAAGCTCAGCTCGCGCGCGCTCGACGTGCTCCTCGACGTCACGtcccgctcccgctcccgctcgcgctcgcgctcccggAACGGGAACGGCAACGGCAACAACAAGGCGTTCGCGGAGGTGACGCTGGCGGTGCGGGTGCTCGTGGAGCTGCTGCCGGAGGCCGACAGGCACGTGGCGGAgcgcgcgctgctgctgctgaagcGGCTGTGCAAGTGCCCCGAGGGCCGGGCGGCGTTCGCGGAGCACGCGCTGGGCGTGCCGGCCGTGGCGCGCACCGTGATGCGGGTGTCCGGGATGGCCACCAGGACGGCCGTGAACGTGCTGTGGCTGGCGTCGTGCGCGAGCCGGCCCGAGGAGAAGGTGCTGGACGACATGGTGGCCAGCGGCGCCGTGGCCAAGCTGCTGGCGCTGCTGCAGGTGGAGAGCTCGCCGTCGACAAAGGAGAAGGCGGCCAGGATGCTCCGGGTGCACGGCGCGTTCTGGAGGCGGTACCCTTGCTTCCCCGCCGATCTCAGGGACTACCTCAAGTTTCTCAACTGAGTGAACCGCGCCTACCCTGCGTTGAGCATGTGCATGTTTCTTGTGTGTACACTGTACAGATTAAAACGTTAACATGGATGGAGGTTTTTGATTCGTCCATGATTCGATTGCTCATCGGTTCGAGACTTGCAGCACATCCATGATTTCTATgcggttgtatggatcaaaaGGGATAAATGGCTTCCATTCCCGGAAGTTTTACTCGGAACCTGGATCGCCCCATGCCCATGGTTCTGGTAATCTGGCggcatcttcttttttctttctttcttttcgcAAACTCGTGATCGTTCTGATCAGATTATATGGTTCTGTTTCTCGAGGAGATGACAAAAGGACACAacttttttaataaaaaaaaactcgtcTGTGGTTTCTTTACAATCTTTTCATGAAATAAATCAACCGTGTAGCCAGGCAAAAAGAATCGACATTTAGTGTGTTACAAAAGAGAAGTAAGACACTTGTTAATTATCTTATCTTGTTAATTATCTTATCTTATGTAGACACTGGtctttttttcataaaaagtAAACGACGCATAAAACACTTGATATTTATACGTGTAATTGTTTTGACTTATAAAACTTTTGAAATAGGTTTTTTGAAGTGCACTTTTTTTGCGAATGTTATTTTCAAGACCAGGAATACAAGCTGTCACGCCCGTCAAAAAAATACAAGCTGTCACATTTGATTAAGCACCTTGTTGAGAAAATATCAACACGGAACGTTACATTTGGTCttaggaaaaacaaaaaacttgaTGTTGTCGATGTTGCTGTGCGAGAGtaggaagaaggggaagggAGAAGGGGATATTGGTTGGCGGCTTCGATGAAGACAACACAATCCCCAGGCTAACTGATGGGTACGGGCGGCTAACACCGAGCCCCTCAGACTTAAATGGAGCACCTGGCGAGGGGGTGTCAACGTCTATACTTGAGGCCACCGATGATGGTGTCTCATGCGAGAAAGAGGGAAACACGACGACACGAGGGCTAGCAAGTTGTGGCAttgtgaggaagaagacatcTAGCTGCAGAAGCATTTGTCTACATGTTgtggttctttcttttttgggagAAACTCAAAAAGAAGCATTCCATGTTTGGTTCGGTAGAACGAACTTCTTAATTCAGTTGATCAAGGCAAGCGAAATGAGTAAGAACATgaagggagagaaagaggaggggTGTCTAACTGGCTACGTTAGTGACCGATGAAGACAACAACAACCAAGATCACCTCCGCATTGCGAGATGCTAATGAGTACTAGATGGGAGGGTGGGGGATCCTATAAGACCCAAAGCAAAAAAGACTCGGCGTTGGACCATTGCTACATCGTTAGATCTCTTGATGCAACGCAAATCGTGAGGCCAACTTCCATTGCTTGTCTGCCAAGAGATCCGGTGATGGAGCATTTTTTTCTGAGTAATAG contains:
- the LOC100829060 gene encoding E3 ubiquitin-protein ligase PUB23; the protein is MAMEPPQLFLCPISMELMEDPVTVSTGVTYDRRSIERWFFKYGKTTCPATMQHLASFDLTPNHTLSRLISSWHDRASSSSSSSSSPPMAREKLPSLLASIESTPFKVTALKSLRSCMAGDEAETEAARADFLARDGIQVLGRVMAQALAESSGADFSAFRTCEEAAAVLAALPLADDASVDMMLDPALMRPVAALVQRGSAEARMHAMAILSKVSRTASSKDWTADVDVDDMVKSLLDLLSDDGGASSKLSSRALDVLLDVTSRSRSRSRSRSRNGNGNGNNKAFAEVTLAVRVLVELLPEADRHVAERALLLLKRLCKCPEGRAAFAEHALGVPAVARTVMRVSGMATRTAVNVLWLASCASRPEEKVLDDMVASGAVAKLLALLQVESSPSTKEKAARMLRVHGAFWRRYPCFPADLRDYLKFLN